Proteins from one uncultured Cohaesibacter sp. genomic window:
- a CDS encoding Smr/MutS family protein, whose protein sequence is MARKPPLSRKDIKLWQKVAKTVEPLEGRSAELKALIETIDTQSLMAPGNQPDATHPVQRRASDAELNALKEAGIRGKATSKSKTTLPLAGIDRKEKKRIVRGHLAIDARLDLHGMTQREAHTALFGFLKSAHQQNHKHVLVITGKGSRGERETYAIGQEKGVLRRVVPKWLSEPDIRSIIVGFEEAHPSLGGAGALHIRLRRRNKIR, encoded by the coding sequence ATGGCTCGTAAACCTCCCCTCAGTCGCAAGGATATCAAGCTCTGGCAGAAAGTCGCCAAAACGGTGGAGCCGCTTGAAGGCCGCTCTGCAGAGCTGAAGGCGCTGATCGAGACAATTGATACACAAAGCCTGATGGCCCCCGGCAATCAGCCTGATGCGACCCATCCGGTGCAGCGCCGGGCCAGTGATGCTGAATTGAATGCCCTCAAGGAAGCCGGTATACGCGGCAAGGCAACCTCGAAATCCAAAACGACTTTACCTCTTGCGGGGATAGACCGGAAAGAAAAGAAACGCATTGTGCGTGGCCATCTAGCCATTGATGCGCGGCTTGATCTGCATGGTATGACCCAGCGCGAAGCTCACACAGCCCTGTTCGGCTTCCTCAAGAGTGCTCACCAGCAGAATCACAAACATGTGCTTGTCATCACCGGCAAGGGCAGTCGGGGCGAGCGGGAAACCTACGCCATTGGACAGGAAAAAGGTGTGTTGCGGCGGGTCGTGCCAAAATGGCTGTCCGAGCCTGATATCCGCAGCATCATTGTGGGATTTGAAGAGGCCCACCCGTCTCTTGGCGGAGCGGGTGCCTTGCATATAAGATTGAGACGGCGTAACAAAATCCGCTAG
- a CDS encoding helix-turn-helix transcriptional regulator — MTPFGAKLRRMRKERKLTLKEMADRLDVSSAYLSALEHGKRGKPTWFLIQRIIAYFNVIWDEAEELQRLAEISDPNPTIRTAGLDPRATELANLLADRIDQISKESLEALILQVRSASSRGRGMGTPDFRDQT, encoded by the coding sequence ATGACTCCCTTTGGTGCAAAATTGCGGCGTATGCGTAAAGAACGCAAGCTGACGCTTAAGGAAATGGCCGATCGGCTGGATGTCTCAAGCGCCTATCTGTCGGCTCTTGAGCATGGCAAAAGAGGCAAGCCCACCTGGTTCCTCATCCAGCGCATCATCGCCTATTTCAACGTAATTTGGGATGAAGCCGAAGAATTGCAGCGGTTGGCAGAAATTTCGGATCCGAATCCAACCATCCGTACCGCCGGCCTTGATCCCCGCGCTACCGAGCTTGCCAATTTGCTGGCAGATCGCATTGACCAGATTTCAAAAGAAAGCCTTGAGGCGTTGATCTTACAGGTCCGGTCCGCTTCATCGCGCGGGCGCGGTATGGGAACACCCGATTTCAGGGATCAAACCTGA